Proteins encoded by one window of Sphingosinicella sp. BN140058:
- a CDS encoding outer membrane protein, whose amino-acid sequence MKKLLLAAMCAVAIPAAASAQDVASDEAAPDGSPAFGIEPYVGVLGGYHDFDRRSEFGSLPGDSGPEGALVSGIGGVNVPLGPVFVGVEGNASKGVSGDIDWEYGVRGRLGVRAGDSGMIFASGGYQWVEGKRGYSDQKDWVYGLGVEVGPKDIGLGGITGNSGVRLRLQAETYDFDSIRPMAGVVFHF is encoded by the coding sequence ATGAAGAAATTGCTTCTCGCCGCCATGTGCGCGGTCGCCATCCCGGCTGCGGCTTCGGCGCAGGACGTCGCGTCGGACGAAGCCGCGCCCGACGGCAGCCCGGCCTTCGGCATCGAGCCCTATGTCGGCGTGCTCGGCGGCTATCATGATTTCGATCGCCGCAGCGAGTTCGGCAGCCTGCCCGGTGACAGCGGCCCCGAAGGCGCCCTGGTCAGCGGCATCGGCGGCGTGAACGTGCCGCTCGGGCCCGTCTTCGTCGGCGTCGAAGGCAATGCCTCCAAGGGCGTCAGCGGTGACATCGATTGGGAATATGGCGTCCGCGGCCGTCTGGGCGTGCGGGCCGGCGACAGCGGCATGATCTTCGCCTCGGGCGGCTATCAGTGGGTCGAGGGCAAGCGCGGCTACAGCGACCAGAAGGATTGGGTCTATGGTCTCGGCGTCGAAGTCGGCCCCAAGGACATCGGCCTCGGCGGAATCACCGGCAACAGCGGCGTGCGGCTTCGCCTGCAGGCCGAGACGTATGACTTCGACAGCATCCGGCCGATGGCCGGCGTCGTCTTCCACTTCTAA
- a CDS encoding phytase, with amino-acid sequence MTALGALLAGGCAASPAEVPIAQRIANAAPAVTVQAAGETAPVGTAAADAADDPAIWRNPADPAASLIVGTDKKAGVYVYGLDGKVRDFSDAGLVNNVDLRADVTIGGSRGILVAASDRNDPAAARIALFSLDPATARLTSLGKVEAGAGEAYGICLFRDAAGLYAFAVLKDGTINQVRLDLQGAAPTATIVRSMKLGTQSEGCAADERTGRLYVAEEDVGLWRFDAAAGGSTSLVRIAAADGRNIVADAEGVALAPIGDRGGYVVVSSQGDNAYTLYRLEDDSYVGRFRIAPGTFGSTEETDGIDLALGDFGPAYPGGLFVAQDGANAPAAQNFKLVPWSAIARALGLPD; translated from the coding sequence GTGACGGCGCTTGGAGCGCTGCTGGCGGGCGGATGTGCCGCTTCACCTGCGGAAGTTCCGATTGCGCAGCGCATTGCCAATGCCGCGCCGGCGGTGACGGTGCAGGCCGCCGGGGAGACCGCACCGGTCGGCACCGCCGCCGCCGATGCCGCCGACGATCCCGCCATCTGGCGCAATCCGGCAGATCCCGCCGCCAGCCTGATCGTCGGCACCGACAAGAAGGCGGGAGTCTATGTCTACGGGCTCGACGGCAAGGTCCGCGACTTCAGCGATGCCGGTCTCGTCAACAACGTCGATCTTCGTGCCGACGTGACGATCGGCGGCAGCCGTGGCATTCTCGTTGCGGCGAGTGACCGCAATGATCCGGCTGCGGCGCGGATCGCGCTCTTCTCGCTCGATCCCGCGACGGCCAGGCTGACCTCGCTCGGCAAGGTCGAGGCGGGAGCGGGCGAAGCCTATGGCATTTGCCTGTTCCGCGATGCGGCCGGCCTCTATGCCTTCGCGGTGCTGAAGGACGGCACGATCAACCAGGTCCGGCTCGATCTTCAAGGCGCGGCGCCGACTGCGACGATCGTTCGATCGATGAAGCTCGGCACGCAGTCGGAAGGCTGCGCCGCCGACGAGCGCACCGGGCGTCTCTATGTCGCGGAGGAGGATGTCGGCCTCTGGCGCTTCGACGCCGCCGCCGGTGGATCGACCAGCCTGGTCAGGATCGCCGCTGCGGACGGTCGCAACATCGTCGCCGATGCCGAAGGCGTGGCGCTGGCGCCGATCGGCGACCGTGGCGGCTATGTCGTCGTCTCGAGCCAGGGCGACAATGCCTACACGCTCTACCGGCTCGAGGATGATTCCTATGTCGGACGTTTCCGGATTGCGCCGGGGACGTTCGGATCGACCGAAGAAACGGACGGCATCGATCTCGCTCTGGGCGATTTCGGCCCTGCTTACCCCGGCGGCCTGTTCGTCGCCCAGGATGGCGCCAACGCTCCCGCCGCGCAGAATTTCAAGCTGGTGCCCTGGTCGGCGATCGCCAGGGCACTCGGCCTCCCCGACTGA
- a CDS encoding TonB-dependent receptor: MKLKLFCLAGCALSALAAPALAANDEVAAAAAGSETTADAVVEADIAAADDAGEALVITGRRPIAESEAAALAVQRNSDSLVTVAASDSVGRLPDQNIAQAAGRLPGVAVQRDQGQARYISLRGAPINWTTLSIDGISIVSPEGRDTRYDSIPSAIASQIVVRKAVTPDMTGETVAGNVDVKTRSAFDYPGFHVAGKLGGGYVELGDRQEYEGQLVLSNRFDTGIGEIGMLVSGSYYQRDMVTDNFETDWEQVSQDRQPGNADRIWGRETENKLYRLTRKNYSYSGRLDWKPTEGHRIFLQSIFTAFTDDEARDNYIFDLDDRQSDLTRPASPACTVAPASSATNSGYADICIGNTPLKGSVYGIDINQRATLRAFEQSIFTNTLGGDHEFGADNEWALGWRLNYTRAKDDRSVVGEARYDSPSTRTARPTVAYDFTDPQLARVQLFRTLSSGGLFSAGAPVTAIDDFSRTLTSLTSSDFVDVTKAYTAKIDLSRQLPLFGGEGRITIGGQFDQRTKEANEAQLSITGAQAATLGIPTSFAPVSLDTPFKGEIPLGYTFRYFDIDAMRDNVKLADTIADYVPLLANFYNVREQIFAGYAMGRIGYDWGSVLGGVRVEHVKNRGRAFVTLGGASTPIEVENDYTLLFPSLHLNFDVAADKKLRLSFNSGAARPDYDQLRPNFTYDDANQTVSGGNPEAKPERAYGIDTYFEWYMQPQGYFMLGAFYKKVKDVLFDDTRTFGLDVLNSGGVDRSQYTFGTITNGGSGHIYGFEGAIQQQLEPYTEQLGLPSWLGGFGVSANVTLNWSKAETPDGGHVQLPGTSDVVFNIGGYYEKYGLSLRLNYQKRTEWLDALGADADGGNQFWASDDELDFSARYAVTPNFEVYVDASNLLNGAGRRYVRESFYSLEWERFGRRFTGGVRFNF; encoded by the coding sequence ATGAAACTGAAACTGTTCTGTCTCGCCGGCTGCGCATTGTCCGCGCTCGCCGCTCCGGCTCTTGCCGCGAACGACGAAGTCGCCGCCGCTGCGGCAGGTTCGGAAACGACCGCGGATGCCGTGGTCGAGGCAGACATCGCCGCCGCCGATGATGCCGGCGAAGCCCTGGTCATCACCGGCCGCCGCCCGATCGCCGAATCCGAGGCTGCAGCGCTTGCCGTGCAGCGCAATTCGGATTCGCTCGTCACCGTGGCCGCTTCGGACTCGGTCGGTCGCCTCCCCGATCAGAACATCGCCCAGGCCGCCGGCCGCCTTCCCGGCGTCGCCGTGCAGCGCGACCAGGGGCAGGCCCGCTACATCAGCCTGCGCGGCGCGCCGATCAACTGGACCACCCTGTCGATCGACGGCATTTCGATCGTCAGCCCGGAAGGCCGCGACACGCGCTACGACAGCATCCCCTCGGCGATCGCCTCGCAGATCGTCGTTCGCAAGGCCGTGACCCCCGACATGACCGGCGAGACCGTCGCCGGCAATGTCGACGTCAAGACCCGGTCGGCGTTCGATTATCCCGGCTTCCATGTCGCCGGCAAACTCGGCGGCGGCTATGTCGAACTGGGCGATCGCCAGGAATATGAGGGACAGCTCGTCCTCTCCAACCGATTCGACACCGGCATCGGCGAAATCGGCATGCTCGTGTCCGGAAGCTACTATCAGCGCGACATGGTCACCGACAATTTCGAGACGGACTGGGAACAGGTCAGCCAGGATCGGCAGCCCGGCAATGCGGATCGGATCTGGGGCCGCGAGACGGAGAACAAGCTCTACCGCCTGACCCGGAAGAATTATTCCTATTCGGGGCGGCTCGACTGGAAGCCGACCGAAGGCCATCGCATCTTCCTGCAATCGATCTTCACCGCCTTCACCGACGACGAAGCGCGTGACAATTACATCTTCGACCTCGACGACCGCCAGAGCGACCTTACCCGTCCGGCGAGCCCCGCCTGTACGGTGGCGCCGGCGAGTTCCGCCACCAACAGCGGCTATGCGGACATCTGCATCGGCAACACGCCGCTGAAGGGCAGCGTCTACGGCATCGACATCAACCAGCGCGCCACCCTGCGTGCGTTCGAACAGTCGATCTTCACCAACACGCTCGGCGGCGACCACGAATTCGGCGCCGACAACGAATGGGCGCTCGGCTGGCGGCTGAACTATACCCGGGCCAAGGACGATCGCTCGGTGGTCGGCGAAGCGCGCTACGACAGCCCGTCGACGCGCACGGCGCGGCCGACCGTGGCCTATGATTTCACCGATCCGCAGCTCGCCCGTGTGCAATTGTTCCGCACGCTGAGCAGCGGCGGCCTGTTCAGCGCCGGCGCTCCCGTGACCGCGATCGACGATTTCAGCCGCACCCTGACGTCGCTGACCTCGAGCGACTTCGTCGACGTCACCAAGGCCTATACCGCCAAAATCGATCTCTCCCGCCAGCTCCCCTTGTTCGGCGGCGAGGGCCGGATCACCATCGGCGGCCAGTTCGATCAGCGCACCAAGGAAGCGAACGAAGCGCAATTGTCGATCACCGGCGCCCAGGCGGCCACGCTCGGCATCCCGACCAGCTTCGCGCCGGTGTCGCTCGACACGCCGTTCAAGGGCGAAATCCCGCTCGGCTACACGTTCCGCTATTTCGACATCGACGCGATGCGCGACAATGTGAAGCTGGCCGATACGATCGCCGACTACGTGCCGCTGCTCGCCAATTTCTACAATGTGCGCGAGCAGATCTTCGCCGGCTACGCGATGGGCCGGATCGGCTACGATTGGGGCAGCGTTCTCGGCGGCGTGCGGGTCGAGCATGTCAAGAATCGCGGCCGCGCGTTCGTGACCCTCGGCGGCGCATCCACCCCGATCGAGGTCGAGAACGATTACACCCTGCTCTTCCCCAGCCTGCACCTGAACTTCGACGTCGCCGCCGACAAGAAGCTGCGCCTGTCGTTCAACAGCGGCGCGGCGCGGCCGGACTATGATCAGCTGCGGCCCAACTTCACCTACGACGATGCCAATCAGACGGTGTCGGGCGGCAATCCGGAGGCCAAACCAGAACGCGCCTACGGGATCGACACCTATTTCGAATGGTACATGCAGCCGCAGGGCTATTTCATGCTCGGCGCCTTCTACAAGAAGGTGAAGGACGTGCTGTTCGACGACACCCGCACCTTCGGGCTGGACGTGCTCAACAGCGGCGGGGTCGATCGCTCGCAATATACGTTCGGCACCATCACCAACGGCGGCAGCGGCCACATCTATGGGTTCGAAGGTGCGATCCAGCAGCAGCTCGAGCCGTATACGGAGCAGCTTGGCCTGCCCTCGTGGCTGGGCGGCTTCGGCGTGTCGGCGAACGTCACCTTGAACTGGAGCAAGGCGGAAACGCCGGACGGCGGGCACGTGCAACTGCCGGGCACATCGGACGTCGTGTTCAACATCGGCGGCTATTACGAGAAATACGGGCTCTCCCTGCGCCTTAACTATCAGAAGCGCACCGAATGGCTCGACGCACTCGGCGCCGATGCCGACGGCGGCAACCAATTCTGGGCGAGCGACGACGAGCTCGATTTCTCCGCCCGTTACGCGGTGACTCCGAACTTCGAAGTCTATGTCGATGCGTCCAACCTGCTGAACGGCGCCGGTCGCCGCTACGTGCGGGAATCGTTCTACTCGCTGGAATGGGAGCGGTTCGGTCGTCGCTTCACCGGCGGCGTTCGCTTCAACTTCTGA
- a CDS encoding DoxX family protein: MRNDLLLLTPLARFGDAGLLLLRLVTGAFLIWQSHDNVFSAERMAEFETFLARFGFAAPSLMAPLCVYAQFGCGILLVFGLLTRWAGLITTFVFVIACAMVHWEQDFPGWWPALILVFLGLLFATLGAGRYAIDHRLEKR; encoded by the coding sequence ATGCGCAACGATCTGCTGCTGCTCACGCCGCTGGCACGCTTCGGCGATGCAGGGCTGCTGTTGCTGAGGCTGGTGACCGGCGCGTTCCTGATCTGGCAAAGCCACGACAATGTGTTCAGCGCCGAACGCATGGCGGAGTTCGAGACGTTCCTCGCCCGCTTCGGCTTTGCCGCGCCGTCGCTGATGGCGCCGTTGTGCGTCTATGCGCAATTCGGCTGCGGGATCCTGCTCGTTTTCGGCCTCCTCACCCGATGGGCGGGCCTGATAACCACCTTCGTTTTCGTGATCGCTTGCGCGATGGTGCATTGGGAGCAGGATTTTCCGGGTTGGTGGCCCGCCTTGATCCTCGTTTTCCTGGGTCTCCTGTTCGCAACACTCGGCGCCGGACGCTACGCGATCGATCACCGGCTCGAGAAACGGTGA
- a CDS encoding alkaline phosphatase PhoX — protein sequence MQIARRDFARLGLASLAFTGLARAAVRDEGYESEVAGYGPLVPDRAGLLDLPKGFSYRVISSAGERMDDGFVTPDKFDGMACFALDGGKVALVRNHELSPGDTALGPTGGLARLEAALAARPFFGRDADGRPLPGGTSTIVYDPKRGKRSTVHLSLAGTAVNCAGGATPWGSWLSCEETNLKAPEVDRTHGWVFEVPADARALVDPVPLTGLGRYRHEAAAVDPRTGIVYLTEDREDGLFYRFLPNRKGALVEGGRLQALAFADAPQDSRNWQSKLFAPRSSRPVRWLDLEETDSPKDDLRQRGAAAGAAIFARGEGIHLGRGELFFTCTSGGAARIGQIMCYRPSEHEGGPGERSAPGMLQLFLESTRSTVMDYGDNLTVSPWNHLIVCEDRDSSDRNYLRGVTPDGQVYTIARLLAETELAGACFAPDGRTLFVNAYRPGKTLAITGPWETVRA from the coding sequence ATGCAGATTGCCCGTCGTGACTTCGCCCGTCTTGGCCTCGCTTCCCTGGCATTTACCGGCCTCGCCCGCGCCGCCGTGCGGGACGAGGGGTATGAGAGCGAGGTCGCCGGCTACGGTCCGCTCGTCCCCGATCGTGCCGGTCTGCTCGACCTGCCGAAGGGCTTTTCCTACCGGGTGATTTCGTCGGCCGGCGAGAGGATGGACGACGGCTTCGTCACGCCCGACAAATTCGACGGAATGGCCTGTTTCGCGCTCGACGGCGGCAAGGTCGCCCTCGTCCGCAATCACGAGCTCAGTCCCGGCGACACAGCCCTCGGGCCGACAGGCGGGCTGGCGCGGCTCGAAGCGGCGCTCGCCGCCAGACCGTTCTTCGGGCGCGATGCCGACGGTCGGCCGCTGCCGGGCGGCACCTCGACGATCGTCTACGATCCGAAACGGGGGAAGCGCAGCACTGTCCATCTCAGCCTGGCGGGAACCGCGGTCAATTGCGCCGGCGGAGCGACGCCGTGGGGAAGCTGGCTCAGCTGCGAGGAAACCAACCTCAAGGCGCCCGAGGTCGACCGCACGCATGGCTGGGTGTTCGAAGTGCCGGCCGATGCACGCGCGCTCGTGGATCCGGTGCCGCTCACCGGCCTCGGCCGGTACCGCCATGAGGCGGCGGCGGTCGATCCGCGCACCGGCATCGTCTATCTTACCGAGGATCGCGAAGACGGGCTCTTCTACCGCTTCCTCCCGAACCGGAAAGGCGCCCTGGTCGAGGGCGGTCGCCTGCAGGCGCTGGCCTTTGCGGACGCACCGCAAGACAGCCGTAACTGGCAGAGCAAGCTCTTCGCGCCGCGCAGCAGCCGCCCGGTCCGCTGGCTCGATCTCGAAGAAACCGACAGCCCGAAGGACGATCTGCGCCAACGCGGCGCCGCCGCCGGCGCGGCAATCTTCGCACGTGGTGAAGGCATCCATCTCGGCCGCGGCGAGCTGTTCTTCACCTGCACTTCGGGCGGCGCGGCCAGGATCGGCCAGATCATGTGCTACCGGCCCAGCGAGCACGAGGGCGGACCGGGCGAACGCAGCGCGCCCGGAATGCTGCAGCTCTTCCTCGAATCCACCCGCTCGACGGTGATGGATTATGGCGACAATCTCACCGTCTCGCCCTGGAACCACCTGATCGTGTGCGAGGATCGAGACAGCAGCGACCGCAATTACCTGCGTGGCGTCACCCCCGACGGCCAGGTCTACACGATCGCCCGGCTGCTTGCCGAAACCGAGCTTGCCGGCGCCTGCTTCGCACCGGACGGACGCACCCTGTTCGTCAATGCCTATCGTCCCGGTAAAACGCTGGCGATCACCGGCCCCTGGGAGACGGTGCGCGCCTGA
- a CDS encoding bifunctional diguanylate cyclase/phosphodiesterase, translating to MSLTRLVNGFGRGGRPADPASRALAERLDPELAVRLVSSFEAQGSGWFWETDRAGRLVYLSDKAARFLDETEQPAVGRLLIDLFEVSDALDGSERTLNFHLTARTSFAGFEVRTRTGGTERIWTISGRPHIDELGQFRGFVGHGADLTAERRSDAEIKRLALSDSLTGLANRARMRTSLDQIILQLERNHRPVALFMLDLDRFKAVNDTLGHQTGDALLKVVAQRLESCVADKGLVGRLGGDEFQVIVTNYGNRSDLEDLAHRIISSLSQPYFISGSNISIGCSVGIAVAPDDGSDSEILIRNADLSLYDAKAEGRGRHSFFRAELLRQAQTRKILEDDLRQALDRGELWIAYQPVVSTATKAVVGYEALLRWNHPRLGPVSPAEFIPIAEDSGLIDPIGEWVLRTACATAARWPRPVRIAINVSPVQFARQALPAIVASALASSGLDPDLLELEITESIFLNEDSSTERMLRGLKQMGLRLVLDDFGTGYSSLAYLKKAPFDKIKIDQSFVRGAALDPRNAAIIRAVVAIADTLRLETTAEGVETQDEIELIARLGCSHIQGFVYGRPVDGETVAASLAKSGEASAVGLKTSRLTRQKLLRSTRLELGGRFHQARIRDISAKGLMIDGFDVALTIGAALRVEISDARFVPVLVRWTKDGRAGLEFTEAVDLSAPTPRARRF from the coding sequence ATGAGCCTGACGCGGCTGGTGAATGGATTCGGTCGAGGAGGACGCCCAGCCGATCCGGCGTCGCGTGCGCTCGCCGAACGCCTCGATCCGGAGCTTGCGGTACGGCTCGTCAGCAGCTTCGAGGCGCAGGGCAGCGGCTGGTTCTGGGAAACCGATCGCGCCGGTCGGCTCGTCTATCTTTCGGACAAGGCGGCGCGCTTCCTGGACGAGACGGAGCAGCCGGCGGTAGGCCGGCTGCTGATCGACCTGTTCGAGGTCAGCGATGCGCTGGATGGATCCGAACGAACGCTCAATTTCCATCTCACCGCACGAACCTCGTTTGCGGGGTTCGAGGTGCGTACCCGAACCGGGGGTACCGAGCGGATCTGGACGATCTCCGGCCGTCCCCACATCGACGAACTCGGACAATTTCGCGGCTTCGTCGGTCATGGCGCCGATCTGACGGCGGAAAGACGATCCGACGCCGAGATCAAGCGGCTGGCCCTTTCCGATTCCCTTACCGGGCTTGCCAACCGTGCGCGGATGCGGACGTCGCTCGATCAGATCATCCTTCAGCTCGAGCGCAACCACCGACCCGTGGCGCTGTTCATGCTGGATCTCGATCGCTTCAAGGCGGTCAACGACACGCTAGGTCACCAGACCGGCGACGCGCTGCTCAAGGTCGTCGCGCAGCGGCTGGAAAGCTGCGTTGCCGACAAGGGACTGGTCGGCCGCCTGGGGGGCGACGAATTCCAGGTGATCGTCACCAATTACGGCAATCGCTCGGACCTGGAAGACCTCGCCCATCGCATCATCTCGTCGCTGTCCCAGCCATATTTCATCAGCGGCAGCAACATCTCGATCGGCTGCTCGGTCGGCATTGCGGTGGCGCCGGACGACGGCAGCGATTCCGAGATCCTGATCCGCAATGCCGATCTTTCGCTCTATGACGCGAAGGCGGAAGGAAGGGGGCGGCACAGCTTCTTCCGCGCCGAATTGCTGCGGCAGGCGCAAACCCGCAAGATACTGGAGGACGATCTTCGTCAGGCGCTCGATCGCGGCGAATTGTGGATCGCCTACCAGCCGGTGGTCAGCACCGCCACCAAGGCGGTAGTCGGCTACGAAGCGCTGCTGCGCTGGAATCATCCGCGGCTCGGACCGGTGTCTCCGGCCGAATTCATTCCGATTGCCGAGGATTCCGGGCTGATCGATCCGATCGGCGAATGGGTGCTCCGCACCGCCTGCGCAACTGCGGCGCGATGGCCGCGGCCGGTGCGCATCGCGATCAACGTCTCGCCGGTGCAGTTCGCCCGACAGGCGTTGCCTGCGATCGTCGCCAGCGCGCTCGCCAGCTCCGGGCTGGATCCCGATCTCCTGGAACTCGAGATCACCGAGAGCATCTTCCTCAACGAGGACAGCTCAACGGAGCGGATGCTCCGCGGCCTGAAGCAGATGGGTCTGCGCCTGGTGCTGGACGATTTCGGCACCGGCTATTCGTCTCTCGCCTATTTGAAAAAGGCGCCGTTCGACAAGATCAAGATCGATCAGTCCTTCGTCAGAGGCGCAGCGCTGGATCCGCGCAATGCGGCGATCATCCGCGCGGTGGTCGCGATCGCCGACACATTGCGCCTCGAGACGACGGCGGAGGGCGTCGAGACCCAGGACGAGATCGAACTGATCGCGCGGCTCGGCTGCTCGCACATTCAGGGTTTCGTTTACGGCCGTCCTGTCGATGGCGAGACGGTCGCCGCATCGCTTGCGAAGAGCGGCGAGGCCAGTGCCGTCGGGCTCAAGACCAGCCGTCTTACGCGTCAGAAATTGCTGCGCTCGACTCGGTTGGAACTTGGCGGCCGTTTCCACCAGGCCCGGATCCGCGATATCTCCGCGAAGGGGCTGATGATCGACGGGTTCGATGTCGCGCTGACCATCGGCGCCGCGCTGCGGGTGGAGATATCGGACGCGCGTTTCGTCCCCGTGCTCGTGCGCTGGACAAAGGATGGCCGCGCCGGCCTGGAGTTCACCGAAGCCGTCGATCTCAGCGCGCCGACGCCTCGTGCACGCCGCTTCTGA
- the dmeF gene encoding CDF family Co(II)/Ni(II) efflux transporter DmeF yields the protein MHNHLPDADLAHSHRFGQEDTRRSERRTLLVVGLTVVMMLAEIIGGALTGSMALLADGWHMGSHAAAIGLAAFAYRFARRHAHDRRFSFGTGKVGPLAGFASAIVLGLIALAMAYESAQRLLTPLRIEYSEAMIVAAIGLIVNLASAALLGGDHHHHDSGEVGEEDHDHHDYGEPGHHHHDHNLRAAYVHVLADAMTSLLAILALAGGSWLGLFWLDPVIGIVGAGVILWWSWGLIRGSGRVLLDVEASQRTADRIRAKLEADADNRIIDLHLWQVGTGHLALIVSVLTHHPRPPAHYKALLRNIDHLAHVTIEVVPCEVREVAVHG from the coding sequence GTGCATAACCATCTCCCCGACGCCGATCTCGCCCACAGCCACCGGTTCGGCCAGGAGGACACTCGGCGCAGCGAGCGCCGCACGCTGCTCGTCGTCGGCCTGACGGTGGTGATGATGCTCGCGGAGATCATCGGCGGCGCGCTCACCGGCTCGATGGCGCTCCTAGCCGACGGCTGGCACATGGGAAGCCACGCGGCGGCGATCGGCCTCGCCGCATTCGCCTACCGCTTCGCGCGTCGCCACGCGCACGATCGGCGGTTCAGCTTCGGCACCGGCAAGGTCGGCCCGCTTGCCGGTTTCGCCAGCGCCATCGTGCTCGGCCTGATCGCGCTGGCAATGGCGTACGAATCCGCACAGCGCCTGCTGACGCCGCTGCGCATCGAATATTCGGAAGCGATGATCGTCGCCGCGATCGGCCTGATCGTCAATCTCGCCAGCGCAGCCCTGCTCGGCGGCGATCACCACCACCACGACTCCGGCGAAGTTGGGGAAGAAGATCACGATCATCACGATTACGGCGAGCCCGGCCACCACCACCACGATCACAATCTCCGTGCCGCCTACGTCCACGTCCTGGCCGACGCAATGACCTCGCTGCTCGCAATCCTGGCGCTCGCGGGCGGAAGCTGGCTTGGACTGTTCTGGCTGGATCCGGTGATCGGAATCGTCGGCGCGGGCGTGATCCTGTGGTGGTCGTGGGGGCTGATCCGCGGCTCGGGCCGGGTGCTGCTCGATGTCGAGGCGAGCCAGCGGACCGCGGACCGCATTCGCGCCAAGCTCGAAGCCGATGCCGACAACCGCATCATCGATCTGCACCTGTGGCAGGTCGGAACCGGCCATCTTGCCCTGATCGTGTCGGTGCTGACTCACCATCCACGACCGCCTGCACACTACAAGGCCTTGCTGAGGAACATCGATCACCTCGCGCACGTCACGATCGAGGTCGTCCCGTGCGAGGTTCGTGAGGTCGCCGTGCATGGCTGA
- a CDS encoding winged helix-turn-helix domain-containing protein gives MASIDTISLPTARRIALAAQGFGAPRPAKVGPRDLARTVERLSLHQIDSVNVVARAHYLPAFSRLGCYDRDLLDRAAWGAKRERRLFEYWAHEASLLPLSLQPLLRWRMAAADRGESGWKSMRSFARERRAEAEAVLARIRSEGPLAASDFDNGKGRGGWWEWGEGKVALEWLFWAGHVTTRTRRGNFERVYDLPERVIPAAILTMETPSEAEAQRQLIERSARALGIATAGDLRDYFRLSPETGRPAVAALVDEGTLQPVTVAGWRQPAFLHKDARRPRRIEGQALLAPFDPLVWERARTERLFGFRYRIEIYTPAEKRVHGYYVLPFLMDEQLVARVDLKSDRQGSRLLVRKISLEPGAPAETGARLEAELRLMAEWLGLESVVTG, from the coding sequence ATGGCTTCGATCGACACCATCTCGCTCCCGACGGCCCGGCGCATAGCCCTTGCCGCCCAGGGCTTCGGGGCTCCCCGTCCCGCAAAGGTCGGCCCGCGCGACCTCGCCCGCACCGTCGAGCGCCTGTCGCTCCACCAGATCGACAGTGTCAACGTGGTCGCACGCGCCCATTATCTGCCAGCATTCTCGCGGCTCGGCTGCTACGATCGAGACCTGCTCGATCGTGCCGCCTGGGGTGCGAAGCGGGAGCGCAGGCTGTTCGAATATTGGGCACACGAAGCAAGCCTGCTGCCCCTGTCCCTGCAGCCGCTGCTGCGCTGGCGGATGGCCGCCGCCGACCGCGGCGAGTCCGGCTGGAAGAGCATGCGCAGCTTCGCGCGCGAGCGTCGTGCCGAGGCCGAGGCGGTGCTCGCCCGGATCCGGAGCGAAGGGCCGCTGGCCGCCTCGGATTTCGACAATGGCAAGGGGCGTGGCGGTTGGTGGGAATGGGGCGAGGGCAAGGTGGCCCTCGAATGGCTGTTCTGGGCCGGCCACGTCACCACGCGCACGCGCCGCGGCAATTTCGAGCGAGTCTATGATCTTCCGGAACGCGTGATTCCGGCGGCGATCCTGACGATGGAGACGCCGAGCGAAGCCGAAGCGCAGCGGCAGTTGATCGAGCGATCTGCGCGTGCCCTCGGCATCGCGACCGCGGGAGATCTACGCGACTATTTCCGGTTGAGCCCCGAAACCGGCCGCCCCGCCGTCGCCGCCCTGGTCGACGAGGGGACATTACAGCCGGTGACGGTCGCCGGTTGGCGCCAGCCTGCCTTTCTCCACAAGGATGCGCGGCGTCCCCGACGGATCGAGGGCCAGGCGCTGCTCGCGCCTTTCGATCCGCTGGTCTGGGAACGCGCCCGGACCGAGCGTCTGTTCGGGTTTCGCTATCGGATCGAAATCTACACGCCCGCGGAGAAGCGGGTGCACGGCTATTACGTGCTGCCCTTCCTGATGGATGAGCAACTGGTCGCGCGGGTCGACCTCAAGTCCGATCGTCAGGGCTCGCGGCTGCTCGTCCGCAAGATCAGCCTCGAGCCCGGCGCCCCCGCCGAAACCGGTGCGCGGCTCGAGGCGGAGCTTCGGCTGATGGCCGAATGGCTCGGACTGGAGAGCGTCGTCACGGGCTGA
- a CDS encoding DUF805 domain-containing protein, producing the protein MEWATLPFKKFADFNGRSRRKEYWSFVLLYVVCLVAAIIVEGVLGMSGAVGGVYGPLSALLILVFFVPALAVSVRRLHDTDRSGWWVLISIIPLIGGLVLLVFTVMEGTRGPNRFGADPKGFDAESAAAVF; encoded by the coding sequence ATGGAATGGGCTACGCTGCCGTTCAAGAAGTTTGCTGATTTCAACGGCCGGTCGCGCCGAAAGGAATATTGGAGCTTTGTCTTGCTCTATGTCGTGTGCCTGGTCGCGGCCATCATCGTCGAAGGCGTGCTGGGCATGTCGGGTGCGGTGGGCGGAGTCTATGGGCCGCTGTCCGCGCTGCTAATACTGGTGTTCTTTGTTCCCGCGTTGGCGGTCTCCGTACGGCGGCTTCATGATACCGACCGTTCCGGCTGGTGGGTGCTGATATCCATCATTCCTCTCATCGGCGGCCTGGTCCTGCTCGTCTTCACGGTCATGGAAGGCACGCGTGGCCCGAATCGCTTCGGGGCGGATCCCAAGGGTTTCGACGCCGAAAGTGCTGCCGCCGTCTTCTGA